DNA from Dokdonella koreensis DS-123:
GGTCTGCCTCGACGACGGCGGCACGCTGGCGACCACCGCGCAGCGGGCCGTCCCGCGCACGGTCGCGCAGGCGGTATCCGCCTCGCCGCTGTCCGTGGCGCACCGCCAGAACCCGACCATCGACTTCTCGCAGGGCAACGTCTTCGCCGACGGCATCGAGCAGCGGCCGATCACGATTGCCGGCGACGTCGCCGGCGGCCATGACGCGACATGGCGGGTCGCGATCGCCGGCTGAGCAGCCACCGCCCGATCGCCTTCAGGGCGACCGCGGCAGCGCCTGCTGGGCCTGCGCCGCCATCGCCGGCGGATCGTCGATCGCTGCCGCCTGCTGCAGGGGTGCCAACGCCTCCTGCGGCGGTGCCGGCGCGGCCTCCCACGGGAACGGCGGCAGGCTGCGTACCGCGCTTTCGAGCTTGCGCGACCAGCTGTCACGGATCTCGGCGTAGAGCGGCGTATCGCCGTCCAGGCGCATCTGCGTCATCAGGCGCAAGGCATCGACACGCAGCAACGCCAGGTCGATCGGCAGGCCGACCGAGACGTTCGAGCGGATCGTCGAGTCGATCGAGACCAGCGCGCAGCGGGCGGCGTCCTCGAGCCGCGTGGCCGGCCGCACGATGCGGTCGAGGATCGGCTTGCCGTACTTGGACTCGCCGATCTGCAGGTACGGCGTCTCCGGCGAGGCGGCGATGCAGTTGCCGAGCGGGTAGACCAGGTACAGCGCCGGCGCCTCGCCGGCCACCTGCCCGCCGAGGATCAGCGTGGCCTCGACGCTGACGCGATTCTGTTCGGCCTGGGCCGCCACGTGCGCCTGCGCGGCCACCAGTGCCTGGCCGACGTACTCGGCGGCATCGGCGATGCGCGCCACCGTGCGCAGGTTGACGGGTGCGGCGTCCTCGATGTCGCGGCGCAG
Protein-coding regions in this window:
- a CDS encoding 20S proteasome subunit A/B → MTYCVGIAVDQGLVFASDTRTSAAFDDVRVHGKMHVFEYPGERVLVLMTAGNLATTQATVARLRRDIEDAAPVNLRTVARIADAAEYVGQALVAAQAHVAAQAEQNRVSVEATLILGGQVAGEAPALYLVYPLGNCIAASPETPYLQIGESKYGKPILDRIVRPATRLEDAARCALVSIDSTIRSNVSVGLPIDLALLRVDALRLMTQMRLDGDTPLYAEIRDSWSRKLESAVRSLPPFPWEAAPAPPQEALAPLQQAAAIDDPPAMAAQAQQALPRSP